In Arcanobacterium canis, the sequence GACTACGATAATCCGGAGCAGACCGACGCGCCGACTCCGCAGTCGTACACAGATTTCCGCGAGACCATCAAGGCGTCTGACGGCGTGCTCTTCGTGACCTCGGAGAATAACCGCACCATTCCGGCCGTGCTGAAGAACTCGGTGGATATCGGCTCTAAGCCGAACGCAGATGTGGCATGGAAGAACCGTCCGGCTGGCATTATTTCCCACTCGGTTGGCGCAATGGGTGGCTACTCGGCTCAGAAGAACCTGCGCCTAGCTTTGTCCTACTTCGATATGCCGATGCCGGGTCAGCCGGAAGTGTTCCTGGGCAAATCGCCGGAGCTCTTCGATGATAACGGCAAGCTCGTGGAGCGCACTGAGAAGTTCGTGCGTGACTACGTTGAGCGCTTCGCTGCTCTCGTTGAGAAGACTAACGTTAACGGCAAGTGAATCTTCCACGGCAGTGATTGCTGTGTGACAGGATCCGTTAGTGAGGGGCGCGTGATGAACGCGTCCCTCACTTTTTATGGTGCAGTGGACGGAGGCAGGCGAGCGAATTTTATGGTGCAGCGGGACGAGGCAGGTGAGCAAACTTTATGGCGCAGTGGACGGAGGCAGGCGAGCGAGTGTCCACCCGCCTCTGGACTTTCGGGACTGGTGGACTTTCGTGACTGGTGGACTTTCGTGACTGGCGCGGGTAGTATCAGTGGACACGTTGTTTCACAACTGAATACGGGGCTGATCGGTTTCGACGGCGGTGACTGCCGAAGGGAAGCGGGTAGAGGATGCTTGGTTATCTCTTAAACGATTCCAAGCGAAAAAATAACTGCCAACAAGCAGAACAACGACTTCGCCCTCGCTGCCTGAGCGCGAGCGCATTTAAATGAAGTCCGTCAGACCATCCGTGCTTTCCGGATGGATTCCTGGCGTCGTTTTAGAAAGCCACTGCTGATCTGCTAGGGAACTGAGCAAATCGGGACTTTCAAAGTTTCTAGGTTGGTGAGTGACTTGTTCACGTGAGCACTCCAGCCGAAAACAACGTTTTGTGAACTGCACCCGGAGAAGACTTGGGTTTTGCATCGTCGGACGGGAGTTCAATTCTCCCCAGCTCCACCATCTGCACTCTACTTTGGATACAAAGAATTGCGTGCGAAATAAACCCTTCAAAAAACGTGTAATCGTTGGTATTACGTGGTTTTTGAAGGGTTTTCTTTGTTTATTGCTAGGGCGTGCTGCTTCGCGGTGGGGTGGTAGAACCAGTTTTAAAGACCTGACGGGACGGTTTGGGCGGTGTTTGGGTGGAAGCGTCAAAAAGTACGGGCTTGCGTCGAAAAGTATAAGGGTGGAGCGTCAAAAGGTATAGAGAATTCCTAAGATGTTGTTGTCTATGCCTACAAAATCTCAGATGGACAGAAAAGGCATACCGCTCGTAAACGTCGGCAACGCTCTTTAGGAAAACTAGCCTTGTCGAGTTCGGGACCAATATGACATAAAACCGCTATAATTCAAAGCACATCAGCATAAAGCAAGGAATCAACCAAATTAGCAGCAGACTTACCAGTTTTTTAATTTCTCTTAAAATAAAATACAGTTGGTGGTGCGGAATTTTTGTCATCTCTCCCTGTCTAAGTATGAGTGTAGTTAAGTAGAAAAATAAGGAGATTTGCTATGAATGCCAATGTTATTAATAACTCTGGAAACGGTAATATTATCAATCAGACGGTTGGTAATGGAACGATTTATGATCTAAATATTAACGAGCTGGCAGATGAGTATAATCACAGTGACAAGCTGGTTCGAGAGAATTTCTCATCCAGGATAAAGAAATCCTGCTTAGGAATCGTTGTGGCCGTAATTTTTCTTGCATTCTCTATATTTGTTGGATGGAGACACGGCGCTTTTGCAAGCATTAGCTCCTTCTATGAATTCCTGGTAGAAGACACAAAGGTGGGGTCGCTGGCATCTATAGCCACTATTGTTCTTGCTGTCCTTACTCTACTCACTAGCGCTTGGGGAGTGGAAGAACTTAGTAACCCAACGAAAATAGAAAAGCGGCACGGAGAGAGAAAGAAATTAATAACTGAACGTGTGGAGGATATTGGTGCGTCGAAGCACCAATGGAAAGAAGCGCTGAAGAAGGCAAAAGATAAGTAAGTGTGATGTACAGTATTGTCGACTCATGAGTTAGAGTTTTAAGTTTTGCACCCGCCAGCCACCAGTGCGCCCGCTCAGCGGTTTGTATTCAAAGTTGAGTGCGAAACAACCCCTTAAAAATCCTGTAATTGTTGGTATTACGGGGTTTTGAAGGGGTTTCTGTGTTTATATGAGGCTTATAGGCCAGATGGTGTTGGTTTTTGGTCTGTTTTTTGTTGGTGTATCAGTGAAAAGTGGGGTTTGAACTCGTTTTGACTTGAGTTTTTGGTTGGCCATATCGTGTTGGTTTTACGGTATTTTTTTGGCTTGGATAAGCCGTAAAGTCGGTGTTGAAGTCGGCTTGAATTAAGGGATGGGAAATCCTCGATGCATTATTTGTGGCGGCACGACCCAGAAATGGGGTTCGACTCGAGCAGGGAAACCACGATTTCGATGCCCGGCCTGCCGTGTTAGCCAGAGCCGGAGCAATAATATCCAAGCTCGTGATTTTGCTGCGTTTTTAGACTTCATAACGGGTGAAAATACGCTGGCAGATCATGGAGCTAAAGCACGCACACTACGCCGCCGTAACGAACAATTTTGGTGTCTATGGCCTGTTTACCCACTCGTTGATGAGGTTCACCATGTGGTGTTCGTTGACGGGATCTACCTCTGGCATAAACTCGTTATTTTGATTGCTTGTAGCAAAACCCACGTGCTTGGCTGGTATGTAGCAGGGGGGGGAAACTACTGCTGCTTGGAAGGCACTCTTTTCACGTATCGCAGCCCCTGACGTGGTGGTGTGTGACGGCGGGCAAGGTATTGCCAGTGCAGTGAAAACTACCTGGCCAACGACACGTATCCAACGATGCGTATTCCATGCCTTTAGCGCCGTTAAACGTAAAACCACTACTCGGCCACGCACTCAAGCGGGAATCGACCTCTACGCTATTGCTAAAGCCTTACTCCACATTGACACTCACGCCCAGGCGGTGGAATGGATGAGCCGCCTAGCGGCATGGAACACTACTTATAAGGCCTTCCTTGCCGAACAAACCCGGCTACCTAACGGAAATATAGTCCCCACCCATCACCGGTTAATCACAGCTAAAAACACGTTAAACACGCTAGTAAAGCAAGAAACGTTATTTACCTACCTCGATGCCCAGCTCACCATTGAAGATGATCCAATCCCTGCAACATCCAACCTCATCGAAGGTGGAATCAACACTCGCACAGACGAAGAAATAAAGAACCTCTTTAACCGGGCAATACACCACTCACAATCACAAAATGAAATCAACAGATCGGGAACCGCAGTGAACTGGACCGACTTCCACCACAACGGAACATGGCATGAAACCTACTAAACCAAAACCAACACATTTTGGCCAATAAGCCTTGGAATGGGCACAGGAGAGGGTGCGTGGGCGCGCTTTAGGTGCTGATCGGGTCGTGGATATCGTTCTGAGGGGGTACTGCCAAAAAGTGTGGCTTGCGCCGAAAAGTATGAGATGGATAGGCGACACAGCCAGTTTTATCGCTTGTAGCAAGAAGGAACCCCTCCCCGCTCAAGATATAGCGAGATATGCCAATCACCGATTGTAAAAATTGATCTGTGCAATACGAAATCGTAAAAATGCGTCAGACGGTGGATCATCAATCTCCGTTTGATCGAGAAATTGACGGCTTTAATCCTGAGTGGTGGTTTAGCAGGAAGGAAAGAGCCGCTGATAACTCACGAATTGACTA encodes:
- a CDS encoding NADPH-dependent FMN reductase, with translation MTYKISVLVGSLRTGSYARKIATEALGMFPEGFEAEIVEIGDLPLYNFDYDNPEQTDAPTPQSYTDFRETIKASDGVLFVTSENNRTIPAVLKNSVDIGSKPNADVAWKNRPAGIISHSVGAMGGYSAQKNLRLALSYFDMPMPGQPEVFLGKSPELFDDNGKLVERTEKFVRDYVERFAALVEKTNVNGK